In a single window of the Branchiostoma floridae strain S238N-H82 chromosome 2, Bfl_VNyyK, whole genome shotgun sequence genome:
- the LOC118403201 gene encoding receptor expression-enhancing protein 5-like isoform X3, translating into MAAAEVKSYREKLEKYLYEKNAFTDLLAKAEAKTGVKRVYIVYGLLGLFLLYLAIGYGASFLCAFTGFVYPAYCSVKAIESERKEDDTQWLTYWVVYSVFGLAEFWFDILLFWIPFYYLLKCLFLLYCMAPGSYNGSEMIYQRIIRPFVLRHQDKVDRFIDQAGKRAKEALDTAEGAAGQFAADAVSKSLKGE; encoded by the exons atggcggccgcaGAGGTGAAGTCTTACCGCGAGAAGCTGGAGAAATACCTGTACGAGAAGAACGCCTTCACGGATCTGCTGGCTAAAGCAGAAGCAAAGACCGGAGTGAAGAGAGTGTACATTGTTTACG GACTCTTGGGGCTGTTCCTGTTGTATCTCGCTATCGGCTATGGCGCTTCTTTCCTCTGCGCTTTCACCGGGTTTGTTTACCCGGCGTATTGCTC AGTGAAGGCCATCGAGAGTGAACGTAAGGAGGATGACACGCAGTGGCTGACCTACTGGGTGGTGTACAGCGTCTTCGGTCTGGCCGAGTTCTGGTTCGACATTCTGCTCTTCTGGATCCCCTTCTACTACCTGCTGAAG tgcctgttcttGCTGTACTGCATGGCGCCCGGCTCGTACAACGGTTCGGAGATGATTTACCAGCGCATCATCCGCCCCTTCGTACTGCGTCACCAGGACAAGGTCGACCGCTTCATCGACCAGGCCGGCAAGAGGGCAAAGGAAGCGCTAgacacag CCGAGGGAGCTGCCGGACAGTTTGCAGCTGACGCAGTGTCAAAAAGCCTGAAGGGGGAGTAA
- the LOC118403201 gene encoding receptor expression-enhancing protein 5-like isoform X2, whose product MAAAEVKSYREKLEKYLYEKNAFTDLLAKAEAKTGVKRVYIVYVLLTILCLYLAIGYGAGFLCNLIGFVYPAYASVKAIESERKEDDTQWLTYWVVYSVFGLAEFWFDILLFWIPFYYLLKCLFLLYCMAPGSYNGSEMIYQRIIRPFVLRHQDKVDRFIDQAGKRAKEALDTVLGTALASASNPPADGLKKES is encoded by the exons atggcggccgcaGAGGTGAAGTCTTACCGCGAGAAGCTGGAGAAATACCTGTACGAGAAGAACGCCTTCACGGATCTGCTGGCTAAAGCAGAAGCAAAGACCGGAGTGAAGAGAGTGTACATTGTTTACG tcctGCTGACCATCCTATGCCTGTACCTGGCGATTGGGTACGGAGCGGGGTTCCTGTGTAACCTGATAGGTTTTGTGTACCCGGCGTACGCCTC AGTGAAGGCCATCGAGAGTGAACGTAAGGAGGATGACACGCAGTGGCTGACCTACTGGGTGGTGTACAGCGTCTTCGGTCTGGCCGAGTTCTGGTTCGACATTCTGCTCTTCTGGATCCCCTTCTACTACCTGCTGAAG tgcctgttcttGCTGTACTGCATGGCGCCCGGCTCGTACAACGGTTCGGAGATGATTTACCAGCGCATCATCCGCCCCTTCGTACTGCGTCACCAGGACAAGGTCGACCGCTTCATCGACCAGGCCGGCAAGAGGGCAAAGGAAGCGCTAgacacag TTCTGGGTACAGCCCTGGCAAGCGCTAGTAACCCCCCTGCTGACGGCCTGAAGAAAGAGTCCTAA
- the LOC118403201 gene encoding receptor expression-enhancing protein 5-like isoform X4 — translation MAAAEVKSYREKLEKYLYEKNAFTDLLAKAEAKTGVKRVYIVYVLLTILCLYLAIGYGAGFLCNLIGFVYPAYASVKAIESERKEDDTQWLTYWVVYSVFGLAEFWFDILLFWIPFYYLLKCLFLLYCMAPGSYNGSEMIYQRIIRPFVLRHQDKVDRFIDQAGKRAKEALDTAEGAAGQFAADAVSKSLKGE, via the exons atggcggccgcaGAGGTGAAGTCTTACCGCGAGAAGCTGGAGAAATACCTGTACGAGAAGAACGCCTTCACGGATCTGCTGGCTAAAGCAGAAGCAAAGACCGGAGTGAAGAGAGTGTACATTGTTTACG tcctGCTGACCATCCTATGCCTGTACCTGGCGATTGGGTACGGAGCGGGGTTCCTGTGTAACCTGATAGGTTTTGTGTACCCGGCGTACGCCTC AGTGAAGGCCATCGAGAGTGAACGTAAGGAGGATGACACGCAGTGGCTGACCTACTGGGTGGTGTACAGCGTCTTCGGTCTGGCCGAGTTCTGGTTCGACATTCTGCTCTTCTGGATCCCCTTCTACTACCTGCTGAAG tgcctgttcttGCTGTACTGCATGGCGCCCGGCTCGTACAACGGTTCGGAGATGATTTACCAGCGCATCATCCGCCCCTTCGTACTGCGTCACCAGGACAAGGTCGACCGCTTCATCGACCAGGCCGGCAAGAGGGCAAAGGAAGCGCTAgacacag CCGAGGGAGCTGCCGGACAGTTTGCAGCTGACGCAGTGTCAAAAAGCCTGAAGGGGGAGTAA
- the LOC118403201 gene encoding receptor expression-enhancing protein 5-like isoform X1, giving the protein MAAAEVKSYREKLEKYLYEKNAFTDLLAKAEAKTGVKRVYIVYGLLGLFLLYLAIGYGASFLCAFTGFVYPAYCSVKAIESERKEDDTQWLTYWVVYSVFGLAEFWFDILLFWIPFYYLLKCLFLLYCMAPGSYNGSEMIYQRIIRPFVLRHQDKVDRFIDQAGKRAKEALDTVLGTALASASNPPADGLKKES; this is encoded by the exons atggcggccgcaGAGGTGAAGTCTTACCGCGAGAAGCTGGAGAAATACCTGTACGAGAAGAACGCCTTCACGGATCTGCTGGCTAAAGCAGAAGCAAAGACCGGAGTGAAGAGAGTGTACATTGTTTACG GACTCTTGGGGCTGTTCCTGTTGTATCTCGCTATCGGCTATGGCGCTTCTTTCCTCTGCGCTTTCACCGGGTTTGTTTACCCGGCGTATTGCTC AGTGAAGGCCATCGAGAGTGAACGTAAGGAGGATGACACGCAGTGGCTGACCTACTGGGTGGTGTACAGCGTCTTCGGTCTGGCCGAGTTCTGGTTCGACATTCTGCTCTTCTGGATCCCCTTCTACTACCTGCTGAAG tgcctgttcttGCTGTACTGCATGGCGCCCGGCTCGTACAACGGTTCGGAGATGATTTACCAGCGCATCATCCGCCCCTTCGTACTGCGTCACCAGGACAAGGTCGACCGCTTCATCGACCAGGCCGGCAAGAGGGCAAAGGAAGCGCTAgacacag TTCTGGGTACAGCCCTGGCAAGCGCTAGTAACCCCCCTGCTGACGGCCTGAAGAAAGAGTCCTAA
- the LOC118403192 gene encoding proteasome subunit alpha type-4, which yields MSRRYDTRTTIFSPEGRLYQVEYAMEAIGHAGTCLGILANDGIVLAAERRNTHKLLDEVFFSEKIYKLHDDMACSVAGITSDANVLTNELRLIAQRYILQYQEPIPCEQLVSSLCDIKQAYTQWGGKRPFGVSILYIGWDKHYGFQLYQSDPSGNYGGWKATCIGNNSAAAVSMLKQEYKIDEMTMQDALQLAIKVVSKTLDVSKLTPEKVELATLTRENNKTKVQVLPSKQVEELIKKHEAEVAAAEQEKKEKEKQEKGSS from the exons ATG TCGCGACGTTACGATACAAGAACGACCATCTTCTCTCCAGAAG GCCGCCTGTACCAGGTGGAATATGCCATGGAGGCCATAGGTCACGCTGGCACTTGTCTGGGAATCCTGGCGAATGACGGCATCGTGCTGGCTGCCGAGCGAAGGAACACGCACAAGCTGTTGGACGAGGTCTTCTTCTCCGAGAAGATCTACAAACTCCATGA TGACATGGCGTGCAGTGTTGCGGGAATCACATCTGATGCCAACGTCCTCACAAACGAACTCCGTCTCATAGCACAGAG GTACATTCTACAATACCAGGAACCCATTCCCTGTGAACAACTGGTCAGCAGTCTGTGTGACATCAAACAGGCTTACACACAGTGGGGAG GCAAGCGTCCGTTTGGTGTGTCCATCCTGTACATCGGCTGGGACAAGCACTACGGCTTCCAGCTGTACCAGTCGGACCCCAGCGGCAACTACGGAGGCTGGAAGGCCACGTGTATAGGCAACAACAGCGCT GCTGCTGTGTCCATGCTGAAGCAGGAGTACAAGATAGACGAGATGACCATGCAGGACGCCCTTCAGCTGGCCATCAAGGTCGTCAGCAAGACGCTAGACGTCTCCAAACTCACACCTGAGAAAG TGGAGCTAGCGACGTTGACCCGAGAGAACAACAAGACCAAAGTGCAGGTTTTGCCGAGCAAACAGGTGGAGGAACTCATCAAGAAGCACGAGGCAGAGGTGGCAGCAGCCGAGCAGGAGAAAAAGGAGAAGGAGAAACAAGAGAAGGGGTCGTCATAG